The sequence below is a genomic window from Ovis canadensis isolate MfBH-ARS-UI-01 breed Bighorn chromosome 8, ARS-UI_OviCan_v2, whole genome shotgun sequence.
CCATGAGTGTGGATCGCTACATTGCAGTCTGCCATCCTGTCAAGGCCCTGGATTTCCGCACTCCCCGTAATGCCAAGGTCATCAACATCTGCAACTGGATCCTCTCTTCAGCCATTGGTCTGCCTGTGATGTTCATGGCAACGACAAAGTACCGGCAAGGTGACTGATGATGCTGCGGGCCTGGGCGGTGGAGAGTATACAGATAGATATGTTGGTGACGTCATGACCCAAGTAGAATTTACAGAGTGGTCCAGTGCTGTGCAAACTGCAGCTTTGATGATTCTTTCTCATAAAATacttttgaatattttgaaatagGAATTTTCCCCTAAAATTTTAAGCCCAGTGAACATTTTAGAGAGAATATAAACCAAAATCTATCCATTCCTGATTCCTCTGCACTGTAATCATTCCTGATTACTTCATCCAAATGATGGCAGCAGAAGAACACAGATCTTTAAACACTAATTAGAGCTTAGACCCAAAGAACATTAAGTGGAGGCTTGTTTGAAAATGTCAAGTGACTGCCTACATGACAAGTGTGTCTTTTTAGACCTCATTTCAGAATGAGAAACCACCCATCAAAAAGAGGAgtttagggaatttcctggtggtccattgcttagaacttggcactttcactgtggTGCCCTGGgtaggaaaactaagatcccacaagctcttCAGAAgtcaaaaaaagaggaaaaaaaaagtggagtgAAGGCACCCAGTAGCTGGGAACTCCTAGAGTCTGGACAGTGATTATATTTTTATGTCAACTTAGACTCCATAGAGAATCTAGCTCATGGTGAGAGATACATAACATCATCAAAGTAGACAACCAAATGACATATTTGGAAAAATCAACAGAGATCTGAGTTTTTTCCCATGAATTCTTTAAATCCTCCTTCCAGGATTTGTGTACCAAGAGCCATTTAAGTTACCTCAGGTCAAGGCTATAAATTAGAAAGCGAAATGGCAATATTAACACCTGATGATAGCATTAAATGTTGCTGCTAATTCTTCCTTATACTTCTTTTTCTCTAGGTTCCATAGACTGTACACTAATATTCTCTCACCCAACGTGGTACTGGGAAAACCTGCTGAAAATCTGCGTTTTCATCTTTGCCTTCATCATGCCTATCCTCATCATTACAGTGTGTTATGGGCTGATGATCTTACGCCTCAAGAGTGTCCGCATGCTCTCTGGCTCCAAAGAAAAGGACAGGAACCTGCGAAGAATTACCAGGATGGTGCTGGTGGTTGTGGCTGTGTTCATTGTCTGCTGGACGCCCATTCACATCTACGTCATCATTAAAGCCTTGATCACAATCCCGGAAACTACTTTCCAGACCGTTTCCTGGCATTTCTGCATTGCTCTAGGTTATACCAACAGCTGCCTGAACCCGGTCCTTTATGCATTTCTGGATGAAAACTTCAAACGATGCTTCAGAGAGTTCTGTATCCCAACTTCCTCCACCATTGAGCAGCAAAACTCCACTCGAATTCGTCAGAACACCAGAGACCACCCCTCCACAGCCAATACGGTGGATAGGACTAACCATCAGGTATGCAGCTTTTAGGACTGGGTGTACCTACCAGGGATGACATAAAAATTACAGAGCTTTTTAAAGTCCAACATTAGAATCCATTAGAAGTGGACTGGTAACTCAGGGGTTGAGGTCAGtacaaggagggagggaggagaggaggaaattATTATCACTGTGGCCGAGGAACACTTCATTTTATAAACCGAGCTCTATGTATTTGGCACATAATCATTTAGATATAGAGACATTCCAATTAGAATTCCATAAATCTGCTAGAAGTCTGTGTTGCCGCAGCCTTTTCGTCTATGCAAGGTTAATGACTTCAGCACATTGAAGAAGAGATCCTCATCTAGAATTCTGATTTCTCCTAATGTTAGGTGTTTTGTGCATATCATTCCAACATCCCTGTCACTTCTTTTTTAGCTTAAtatattggttttatttcttgTTCACTAGAATACAGAGCCCAGCGGAGGACACACTGCCTTCCTTCAGCTCATGTGGATTCCACCAGGAATAGATGGCTTTTATAACtggtggccttccctggtggctcagatagtagagagtctgtctgcaatgcaggagacccgggtgggatccctgggttggaaagatcccctatagaaggaaatggcaaccactccagtatgcttgccggTAAAATCCAGACAGGAGAGTCtagcgggctagagtccatggggtcacaaagagtcaggcatgactgaagcgactaacatGACGACGACGATCAGCAAGAGGATGAGTAGAGAGAGACAGGGGAAGGCGCACAGACTTTCAGCTGCCTTAACTTTGACATAACACATTTGACTTTCAACTACAGTCCTTTGGAACAAACTGGTCACAAAGCCCTAACCAAgggcaaaggaggctgggaaatttAGCAGGGGGTATAGAATTAAGTGACCACTAGCTTTGCCAGAGTGCTTCTGTGGCATCTGCCTCTATCCCCAAGTAAAGTCCCTGTCACTCCTCTAAAGCCAGTCCTGCTCTGGTTCTGTGGTTGCAAAGAGAGCATCAGCATTTTGCCCACTGTGGTAATGGAGGACGATGTTCTCAGTGTcccagaaaaggagaaagaaagtcaAATGGACACCTTTACTTTGTTAACTCACTGACTTGTAAATTTTCATACCTGAACTCAAACCTATTGCTTCTTAGAACTAAATTAGTTTTATAACAGTATTAGTTATaaactaatattaaaaattagttaTAAACTAAATTAGTTTTAtaactgactgtagcccaccaagttcctctgtccctgggatttcccagtcaagaatattggattggttttccatttcctcctccaggggatccctctgacctagggatcaaacccgcatctcctgcattggcaggtggattctttaccgccaactcacctgggaagcccagtcaacATGCCCCTTGAGGCTAATATCATAAGGAGTGACTATTTCCTGGAAGATGTATCCCTACACATAAAAGAGTACAGACGGAAGCCTGCATGGAAGAGGCCAGATTTACACACAGCAGTATAATCACacaagaaatcaaaaaaaaaagaaaagagaaaaacatctgtCTCTAGGCTACTGTTGCCTGTTCAGCCTCTGGTTTCGAAAATTTGGCCTCTGACCTGTTAAGTAAATCAGTCACTTACTTATCAATGTAACCAAGTAAATTTCCAAATAATGGTGCCAGCATCCCCCAAATCGTGGCGTATGTGATTTTATAACACAAAGCTCAAATGCAAACTCCCTGTGAAAGTAAATCCTCATGTCAGAAGCTTAGATAAAGTTTCTAGGTTCAGGGAGAAGCCATGGGAACAGATGGCTCCATGACAATCACCCAGAAGCCAAATCAAGGGGCCAGAAGGAGAGCCTGACTCCCTTAAGATGCAGCTGCTTCATCTCTGCTTTCTCTTGTCCCACTACGCCACCAAACCGACCCCAACCCGGGCTCACCCTGCTAATTGACTGCAGGACTAATGCAATATGGCCCAGATGGATCTGTCATAGGCGCATTAATCCTCATACCCTCGATATTAAATCATGCTCAAATGAACCCAGGAACTGGCAAGCCCTAGGGAGCATGAGGTAATGATGGCAGACCTACTTCCAACCAAAGGGAAATGATTAACTTATTATGTCTCATTTCTAATTCCATTTCCGAAAGGAAAGCCAGAAAGAAGTGTTTTCCTactctgctccttttttttttttttccttcatcatcAAGACCTCGAATCCTGTTCTTTTTGCTAAGCATAGCTCCTTCTCAGTGGCTATGGAAATCTTGTGAATAACTTAGAGAGGGTAGGCatttaaatagatttttctcTAAGGCGAGGATAATACATTA
It includes:
- the OPRM1 gene encoding mu-type opioid receptor produces the protein MDSGAVPTNASNCTDPFTHPSSCSPAPSPSSWVNFSHLEGNLSDPCGPNRTELGGSDSLCPSAGSPSMITAIIIMALYSIVCVVGLFGNFLVMYVIVRYTKMKTATNIYIFNLALADALATSTLPFQSVNYLMGTWPFGTILCKIVISIDYYNMFTSIFTLCTMSVDRYIAVCHPVKALDFRTPRNAKVINICNWILSSAIGLPVMFMATTKYRQGSIDCTLIFSHPTWYWENLLKICVFIFAFIMPILIITVCYGLMILRLKSVRMLSGSKEKDRNLRRITRMVLVVVAVFIVCWTPIHIYVIIKALITIPETTFQTVSWHFCIALGYTNSCLNPVLYAFLDENFKRCFREFCIPTSSTIEQQNSTRIRQNTRDHPSTANTVDRTNHQIRDPISNLPRVSVF